A single window of Nicotiana sylvestris chromosome 3, ASM39365v2, whole genome shotgun sequence DNA harbors:
- the LOC104232074 gene encoding WUSCHEL-related homeobox 5-like — MEEGMSGFSVRARGGCGGGGGTKCGRWNPTTEQVKVLTDLFRSGLRTPSTDQIQKISSQLSFYGKIESKNVFYWFQNHKARERQKRRRVLVDEPKDDGIHFSCQDNNITSTKHFSEIHNYNEVSEQPERVKETLQLFPLNSLSESESEKLRFFAEECKENAAFSYNIGAEMDHPTLDLRLSFL; from the exons ATGGAAGAGGGAATGTCAGGGTTTTCGGTGAGGGCACGCGGTGGTTGTGGCGGCGGAGGAGGGACAAAGTGTGGGCGGTGGAATCCCACGACTGAGCAAGTAAAAGTACTGACTGACTTGTTCAGGTCAGGACTCCGTACCCCAAGTACTGATCAGATACAAAAGATATCTTCCCAACTTAGTTTTTATGGAAAGATTGAGAGTAAAAATGTCTTTTATTGGTTCCAAAATCATAAAGCTCGTGAAAGACAGAAACGTCGCAGAGTTTTGGTTGATGAACCAAAAGATGATGGAATCCACTTCTCATGCCAAGACAACAATATCACTTCAACCAAAC ATTTTTCAGAGATACACAATTATAATGAAGTGTCCGAACAACCAGAAAGAGTAAAAGAGACTCTGCAACTCTTTCCACTGAATTCGTTAAGTGAATCGGAGTCAGAAAAACTAAGGTTTTTCGCAGAAGAATGCAAAGAGAACGCGGCGTTTTCGTACAATATTGGGGCAGAAATGGATCATCCAACTTTGGATCTGCGTTTAAGCTTCCtttga